CCATTTGTGTACACCTTTGGTGAGTAGCTAGGCTTGTTAAGTGAAGTCATGTTGCTAGTCATTGACCAAAGATAGATTGTCAAAGTATGCCCAATATTGAAACCGCGACCGATTGCACacaaaattaccaaaaataatCACATCTAATCATAACTACATTGTTTCTGTTTGACCAATTGATGGATTACGTTGATGAATTCGTGGACAGATATTTGTCAAATCAATTAAACCTTTCTTGCGCTACTATATTTTATGTGTATGCAACATGGGATTAGGTGAAActgaacaaaaattcaaatacattGGCACGAAccaaataatataatatgtactaTGATAAAACATTATTTACACTATGAcaagaatatttcaaatagATGAAGGAACATTATAAATCTTATTCTTGTATAAGAAAATTAACCTACATTAGAATCAGAACTACACAGCAAAATATGATTTGCGAAATTTAATGTACGATTCGAATTTCAGCAGTAATTGTCAATTGGGGAATTATAGGATTTCTAAAAGACAGACACAAGTtagtaatttaataataaaaacgaataaaaatatctaccaaaccttatgtacatacatcatctaacaataagtgttGTGTTgtgtttattaattataatgaatcagtttgtaaaattattttttcccccaatAAATTCTCCATCAGTCATATAATatcttgaatgaaaaatacagaaaCAATTTTAAGTAGTCCCAAAAATATGACTGAATATCTACTCATTTCAGATCTCTGTATGGTAAAgatgatgaaatgaaaaaaatatgcgacttGATTTCCGACTTGCAAATTATGGGTTCATCCAACTTTTTCAGTATCAGAGCTCACaaggataattgaaaaactgactgaaatgataattaaaatctgcctgttatttttcatgagtagtttatttacaaatatacaaaGTTAATGGTTGGAACCAAAGTCCAACATCTACCAACGTGTGCTAAGGTTTTCTTAATTGTCGTTTAACTTTATAAGTATATTGAAGTTTCGCCCAGACTCCTTTGCACATGTTTTGTAAACGTATGTCTTTTTTATCTATACTCAATCGATAAGTTTCTCGAACTATGTTCTTTGAAACCCTGAGATATCCACGTTGCAACAAACTCAATGCAGCCCACAATTTGCATCTGGCTACTAATAGCGCATCTCCTAAACGCAGCGCCAACTGTAGTTGCCTAACAGATATTTTTCCAGCCATCTCAGCCtgaaaattgtatataatatcaaatataggTGGTAAATAAGAAACATCAAATTAATACACAAAATTGGGTCTGACTCTCTTATGCCAAggatatatgtacatacatacaatctAATTTGCTGAtacaaaactttgaaaatttacaaaattttaagttTTCGATGTAATATTTATGGATTGTGGTAGATTTAAAGTAAATCCTTGCACAGGCCTCGCCCATCATCATACATTAAAATCTAACTTCATCTTACACAATGTTCAAATGTTTCTCCTAGTGCAGAAAATCCTCCTCCAAGAGTCGACAACCAGGACATAGCATGGTCAAGTTCTCTTCGTTCCAAGGCCATTTGGGTAATTCTCTCATTCctaaattcaattcaatcacTATGGTTAAACTCGTAAATTTATTAGGAGGCATTTGTAAATACTTGCCATTTGTAGTCAAGATACTGTACTTTAGGCATCCGtagtttaatataaataacgaGTGAATTTTCATGTACTTTAAATTTGTAGTATTCTCGCCACATATTCAGTGACGATTGACGATAATAACTTGATCTTTTCATTGTGTAAACATACTTTGATACTAGATATGAATTTAAACCACGTTGATTTAGTTTAAAACATACATATTTCAGTTCGTTGTTTGCGCTGTCTGGCCTTGCATAATCTTTGCTACAACTGCTAATATGACTCGGAGCAACGAttaaattgtcaaaaatattattattcgcaTAAACAATTATACGAATTTCCGAACCTTCCATATTCAAACACTGGCCTATAACATTAGTacgattgaaataatttatcgtcaaGTACGCAGgagttgaagtttttttttatattcggAACGAATGTATTGAGCAGCAAGTTTTGCAGGTTAAGTACCAAGTGGAATGTAaagagtgaagaaaaaataaccgCCTCAATAGTGATTTGAGATGTAAGGTGACGATTATTGGTAATGCCAAACAAAACCAAACCGACACTAGTTACGTTAGATTTTCGGACGTGATTTATATTCCACAAACAGTAAAGAATGGAATGACAGGTTATGTAGGGTTCGTGTACGGAACTAGTGTCCCGAAAAACATTCACATCGTAACGTAGAGAAAAGTCCGAGCAGATGAATAATTCGTTAATGAGATACCGATGCGAATTGACAGATATGAATGACACGGCAAACCGTACCTAATATCGCCAATGGTCATTGCATTTGCCGCAGGCTTAGAGCAGCTTAGAGCATATATCTACGAGCCGAAGTCGCGAAGCGAGGCGACACGCGGCCGAATGGCGCGTGACAGAACTATAAAAAGGGGGGGGAGCCAATCGGAGGCCGCCGAAGGCGACACGCCTCCGGTATCAGCCAATGGGAGACGCTCGGCAAACGGTTCGGTTCGAGGGATTAATCGGAGCAACGTGGGACAATTGAAATCTGTATTTCGCGAACGTTATAACACAAAACTATGAATAGTACGCCGTCTAAATCGGaaatgagaataataaaattatcggACTCCAGACCCGGCCGCCCGGCGTACAATTCGATTTGGGATCTGCGCCGAGCGCGCTTGACTAATGCGTCAGTGTGCGCGACGCAACCCATCCGACGCGACGATCTTGCTGGGTTATTGCGGCTCGCCGCTATTGGGGCCTCCGATCTCGGTCGCGACAGGTTGGTTCACCCCCGTCCGTCGATAAGCGAATACGCTGGGTTTAAAATCACTCGTGACACGGAACGCGACTGTCGAAATAAGGGTAGAGGAGGTCGAACATCAACGAGAGGAGCAACCCTCGCCGGAGCGAGAATTCCCACGTGAAAAAAGAGTGCAATAAATCTTATTAAACCGGGGAACACAGATCCGTATTCTCCGCTCGTCGACCGGATCCGCAACACACGGACAGACATACACACaccagagaaagagagagaatttCTTTCCCCCTGTAAAAGCAACGcgtacataaaaataaatccataCACATATTTCgaagtaataataatcgatcgatcaatcgaGTAATGGCGTTTCTGAGATCGGTGCCGAGGTGTTGTGCTAAATCAAAGTTCGGGAGGAAACTGCCGCTCCTCCCTGTGACCATTTTAGAAAATGTAACCCGtcctgccgctgccgctgcagCTGTACAGTTTTCTCAGGTAGCCGGAAAGAGCGATTATGACGGCGCTGCTGCCGCGAGGACTTCAGGAGCTGGCTCCTCGGCGACgggcggcggtggcggcggAGGCGGTGATTCGACGGCGAAACCTGTTCCGAGGCAAATTGATCCccttgatttaaaattcaacGACCCCATCGCCTCGTTCAAGAGCAAAACCACCGGCGAATTAGTCAGGGCCTACATCGTCTACCAGCTATGTACAATGGAATTCATCGTCGACAATAACATGAAGGTAAGCAAAGTCGTCGCGACTGTATTTGTGCTAGTACCTGCATCCAGTCTGCCCTCCCCCCTACCCCCTCCCCCGTCCCACCACTCTTCATAACCGGCTAATTGCTGCCTGATGATAAGTATCTATGTATGTAGGAATTTACTACATGCGTACGCATCCAGCGATTAATTTGTCTCATGTTTTTGCTACGGCATTTTATCACCTGAGGTAGTAATACTTTTAGATCCACGCGGTTCAAGAACTTGgtcaaaatgaattttctttcatcaccCGTGCGGGTTTCGACGCGTTTCGACGCGTTTCGGAACACGCACGAATGATTCGCTGCACGCGCTGCATAATAGATACAATACTGTCGGcccttttttcactttcttcttcctttcaaATCGCACGTTGTTCGTATCTTAAAACCGACCACGCGTCGTACGCTTTTTATCCTCTCCACGGTTATTTTTCCGATGCACGTGCAGTGCAGAAACATTCGGGAAAATTCTCCGACGCAATTATTTCTTCTCCGCTATGGTGTCTCTGAAGAGAGATcacgaaaatattatttatgcgTGGTGGAGATAGTTTATTCGACAGTTGtggataattaaaattttttccttctcatcGAATCAAAGAATCGAGCACTTCTCCGACCGTTTATTACCCTCCTCttcatttattacttttttcctcTAGCTCGCGTTTCAGACCGCTAGACCCCTGTAATTATTGCATAACTTTCCTGGAAATTCTtgtttaccttttttttctttcattgctGCGATAACAAGCTCTACTTGTATTAATGACGTTACAATGATTCATCCGTATTTTTTCTTAGGTATTGTGTTATAACTTATTTGTCGTTGTTGAAGATTTTACCGAAATTTGAGTGCTTGTAACTCGCTCTGCTtattagtaataataaatGCCCGCACTTCGCTTCTTAGCCTCATGGTTTCGttcgaaaatttatcgaatttaaTAACACAGAAttcgatcaaaaaaaaatttcaacacgtTATTTGAACAGTGTTAGGTATTCTGTTATTTAACTAGTACGATAAGATATAAGATTGCAGatcattttaaattcattatcATATAAAAATTTCGTGTGAGACTATATTGTACTCAACTGCAGTTACGATCTTAGAACCTTGATTCTATTTGCTTTTGATGAACGATTTTCGTTACAACGAGTAAAGGATACGTATGTACGATTTATGCGTTACTATGCGTATTATATACAGTTTGAGAAACTGTTCTTTTTGGCAGAGAACAAGTTTGTGGCACCTGTACGCTGTAACGTGCAGACGGTACTTTTGAAACGCCTTCTTGAATTTCACATTTGTTTTCAAGTAATTTACCCTTTGACCGATTATACTCGCACTATCCGCGGCATCTGATATTGCGTAGCTGTTTGAATATGAAGATCGCATAGTTACGAAGGTCAGGGAATTCGGACGGGTATCCCCAGCATTATCACCtacgttatacatacacgcCTGGAGGCGAATCGTGCGGCACTAACATAAATAACTGATTCGCAAGCGGACGCGTGATGTGTTTCGAGAGAATTTAAAGATTTCTCTTTATAATTTCGCCGACTTCGTTTACGGTTTGTGAAACAACGAATGAACGCGTCGATCCGGCGTCCAGTTCTtaggataaaaatttgataaatttttatgaacgTCTTTTGTTGCGACGAATTAATTGTACACAAGCATTTTATCACGCATATAGCTATGTACGTGAGTGCATAAATCGTACCAATTGCATTCCCACAAATCGGCATTCGCGATCGAATAATTCGGGTAATTTTGCACGGCGAATGAAAAATCGCAACTGTTACGTAAGTCATAGAGCTCAGCTGGTATGGGTATTTCACGAATAAAGTTCCACGCGGCGTCAGATTCTTCGGGGAGGAGGAATTCCTGCTTGGCACAGAGCAGCCACGGcgacgacgtcgacgacgacgaagttGGATCCCGCTGTGCGGCTGAAATCAATAACGCTGGGTTAAAGTTCCGCCGTGCATTGCATGCAGTCTCGCCTGCATTTGACGACTCGACGTGCATCCAACGCGTATAGAATCGCAGGCGTCCCGTTACATTggtttttcataaatttatacctCTTGATACAGATCTTGTTTGCGAATATACCACTAATTTTCGCCTATTTCCACTTCCAACTCCAATCTAATCCGGAAAATTTACCCGCCGACTGTTTGCAGACTCTTATGTTCCGGGTTGGGGTAAAAATAtagagagatgaaaaaatcgaacggccacaatatcgaatttttggAGCGCCCTGATCGATTTCGGCGTGGTCGTATGTATCTCCAAATATTTAAGTCCACGCATCTCAAACGCGGAAAAGGGCTTAACGGCCACGTTCCATTCACagttttgaacaaaatcactCCGATAcgttttcatttgacgcagaaacaGAGAAATTGCACGGATTCTCCGAaatcgcaatagtaaattcATAGAATTCATGCAATTTCCTTACTTCTGctttaaatgaaaatgtattgcagtctttttatttttattttttatgcagAACTGTGTACACAACGGAGCCGTTAagcccttttccgcgatgcgTGGACTtggatatttggagatatatacgaCCCCGTTGAAATCGACTAGGGCACCcctaaaaaatgcaaaaaatcaaaaaaatcaaagtgtGGACAagtagaaaaatagaaaagtcTGAATGTGGAAAGGCGTGATGTAGAATCGTCGGAATTCGTCTCGATAATGTAGAATGGTGTACAGGTTATAGATTTTGCTATTGTCTGTTTCGACCCtactatattttcaattttccacacTCGGATttactagattttttttcaagtctacAAATTAGATTTTCGCCTCTTTGCAATATCGTTATTTTGCTCTTTTCTGTGAATCGGCTATTCTAGCCTTTTACCTTCGTCGTTACTTCCGTTCCATTCCGTTCCATTCCGTTTCGACCGCTGCAACGTATCGAGTTTATTCTACTCGCTGTTttgttttatacatatatagaatCTACCGTCTTAAGTTTCGGAAATGTCTCACCATGCGTATGCGGTCATCGTAGATGCTGCGTGCAGGATTTAATCCAGACTCGGCTGTTGCACGCCGGCTTCGTCAGCGGTTAGACACTGATTCGACGATACACCCTCTTTTCacattctctttttcttcttctccatTCAAGTTAACCAAACAATTTATTCCTGCGATTATCACAAGGGAGATTTTGTGTACAATAGCAGGTAATATTAGGAGATGTTTGCGGGGACGATGGGAGAAAGTCCAGGAAAATtatcgcaaaaaaatttacaccttttttcaagatttctatagagacttttgaaaataataagagaatttgaaaattcaaagataTTGCGCGAGGCAATGCTAGAAATAAACATGTGGTAATTTTTAGTCAATGAAGATGTTGTGACAAAATTTCGTCATTCATTTACCCCTCGTGCATGAGGGATTCGTTGTCcttcgtatatatatgttacatAGTAAACACAAATAGAAACCTTTTTCCACACGCTGATGAGGCGGACCAATTTCGGCTGATGCATTGTGCCAACTTCTTACGTAATGCTTGTACTTGCGGTAAGTTACGCCTGTCACAACTGAATTACGGACAACATTTTGCAACTAGGTTGACGAAAAACGCTACGGTAGATCGTCTGGGCGGCACATGCAGTCGCGAGAATTTTATGACTGTAGAAAAAGAACAAGGGTGGCACAGTAAAAGTTGTACGCTTCTTCGTTGTGCAAACGATGCTAAATATCTGATCGAACTATAAACTTTTCTAAACCCATAATTGATGTAACATATTTTATCTCGTTGTCAATCGAAATTGTGCGCAAAATATTGTCCATGTTCCAAGTTTCAAGCTACGGTTTTACGGAATATTTTGATAATCCGTGATTATGGTTCGACTAAGAAACACTCTGTATAAGGATGCAGAATTCGGGGGGCTGGCGATGGAAAGAAATTGGAAAAGGGCCAGATTGCGTCGTCATGAAATCGGGGTTGAATCACCGTTGGCGATAGGCTGTCTGTCCGTCTGCACTGGCATTCTTTAAGCTGCGCAGTGACGTACACTTGGTACTTTACTATGTACGTC
The Neodiprion lecontei isolate iyNeoLeco1 chromosome 3, iyNeoLeco1.1, whole genome shotgun sequence DNA segment above includes these coding regions:
- the LOC107221073 gene encoding uncharacterized protein F58A4.6 isoform X1, whose protein sequence is MEGSEIRIIVYANNNIFDNLIVAPSHISSCSKDYARPDSANNELKYVCFKLNQRGLNSYLVSKYVYTMKRSSYYRQSSLNMWREYYKFKVHENSLVIYIKLRMPKVQYLDYKWNERITQMALERRELDHAMSWLSTLGGGFSALGETFEHCAEMAGKISVRQLQLALRLGDALLVARCKLWAALSLLQRGYLRVSKNIVRETYRLSIDKKDIRLQNMCKGVWAKLQYTYKVKRQLRKP
- the LOC107221073 gene encoding uncharacterized protein F58A4.6 isoform X3 encodes the protein MNERITQMALERRELDHAMSWLSTLGGGFSALGETFEHCAEMAGKISVRQLQLALRLGDALLVARCKLWAALSLLQRGYLRVSKNIVRETYRLSIDKKDIRLQNMCKGVWAKLQYTYKVKRQLRKP
- the LOC107221073 gene encoding uncharacterized protein F58A4.6 isoform X2, which translates into the protein MTIGDIRNERITQMALERRELDHAMSWLSTLGGGFSALGETFEHCAEMAGKISVRQLQLALRLGDALLVARCKLWAALSLLQRGYLRVSKNIVRETYRLSIDKKDIRLQNMCKGVWAKLQYTYKVKRQLRKP